A DNA window from Bacillus carboniphilus contains the following coding sequences:
- a CDS encoding ZIP family metal transporter, with the protein MGLDVFFYVVIAALANILGGLIIFIKKDWSKNALNALMAISAGMLLAIAILDLIPEVLEVHHEHAIYILAGIAIIFFFQQFVANHFHFGEETHKHSISSSAITGALIGMVIHTFFDGFSIVASFEIDFSLGITVLTAILLHKIPDGLTISSIVFSFLRDKKKAFMAATLLGLSTIAGAVVAAIVTPTSNNIDLGSIAVSFTAGIFIYVACADLLPEVNKSDNRFVSSFFLIGIFVYFLIKWIVDQSTFHSH; encoded by the coding sequence ATGGGTTTGGATGTGTTTTTTTATGTAGTGATTGCAGCTCTTGCAAATATATTAGGTGGACTTATAATTTTTATCAAAAAAGATTGGTCAAAAAATGCCCTAAATGCGTTAATGGCGATAAGTGCGGGGATGTTGTTAGCCATTGCCATTTTAGATTTAATCCCTGAAGTCTTAGAAGTACATCATGAACATGCTATATATATTTTAGCTGGAATTGCTATCATTTTCTTCTTCCAACAGTTCGTCGCTAATCATTTTCATTTTGGTGAAGAAACGCATAAGCATTCGATTTCAAGCAGTGCTATAACAGGGGCACTCATTGGGATGGTGATTCACACCTTCTTCGATGGATTTTCTATTGTTGCTAGTTTTGAAATTGATTTTTCACTAGGCATAACAGTTTTGACTGCCATTCTATTACATAAAATTCCCGATGGTTTAACGATATCATCGATCGTATTTTCATTTTTGAGAGATAAGAAAAAAGCTTTTATGGCAGCAACACTATTAGGACTGTCTACGATTGCAGGTGCGGTGGTGGCTGCTATCGTGACGCCAACTAGTAATAACATAGATTTAGGCTCAATTGCGGTTTCCTTTACAGCTGGAATTTTTATCTATGTAGCCTGCGCGGACTTATTACCTGAGGTCAATAAAAGTGATAACCGTTTTGTATCGTCCTTTTTCCTAATTGGTATTTTTGTTTATTTTTTAATCAAATGGATCGTCGACCAGTCAACATTTCATAGTCATTAA
- a CDS encoding SulP family inorganic anion transporter, which translates to MNIQTIKQEWFGNIRGDILSGIVVALALIPEAIAFSIIAGVDPMVGLYASFCIAVVISFVGGRPGMISAATGAMALLMVTLVADHGLQYLLAATILTGIIQFLLGVFKLGKLMKFIPRSVMTGFVNALAILIFMAQLPHFVGESWLMYVMVAGSLAIIYLLPRVTKAVPSALVAIIVMTIIAVTTGVSVRTVGDMGELTNALPMFLIPEIPLNFETLMIILPYSFALAMVGLLESLLTAQIVDDFTDTESDKNKEAKGQGIANIVAGFFGGMAGCAMIGQSVINVKSGGRGRLSTFIAGAFLMVLIILLQDVLVQIPMAALVGVMIMVSIGTFDWSSLTKLHIMPRGDALVMIVTVVTVVFTHDLSKGVLAGVLLSAILFAAKISKVKVETQWDEAQQRKTYTVRGQLFFASVTDLVSQFDLKTETAKEVIVDFTHAHLWDDSAVGAVDKIVLKLKQNGVNVTIKGLNKDSSELVNRIAVYNKAKAKLADH; encoded by the coding sequence TTGAACATTCAAACAATTAAACAAGAATGGTTTGGCAATATTAGAGGAGATATTTTGTCTGGTATTGTGGTAGCACTTGCTCTAATTCCTGAAGCCATTGCTTTTTCGATTATTGCAGGAGTAGACCCAATGGTTGGACTTTATGCTTCCTTTTGTATTGCGGTTGTTATTTCATTTGTCGGTGGCAGACCGGGAATGATCTCTGCTGCAACAGGTGCCATGGCATTACTAATGGTGACATTGGTAGCCGACCATGGATTACAGTATTTACTTGCAGCTACGATTTTAACTGGTATTATTCAATTTTTACTAGGTGTCTTTAAGCTTGGTAAACTGATGAAATTCATTCCACGTTCTGTTATGACAGGGTTTGTGAACGCACTTGCCATCCTAATTTTCATGGCGCAGTTGCCTCACTTTGTCGGTGAATCTTGGTTGATGTACGTAATGGTTGCTGGATCTCTTGCGATTATTTATCTATTACCAAGAGTTACGAAAGCTGTACCAAGTGCTTTAGTTGCCATTATTGTGATGACGATCATTGCTGTTACAACTGGTGTTTCTGTACGAACAGTTGGAGATATGGGGGAACTTACAAATGCGTTACCTATGTTTCTGATTCCTGAAATTCCATTGAACTTTGAAACACTCATGATCATTCTTCCATATTCTTTTGCACTGGCTATGGTTGGTTTATTAGAATCTCTACTAACTGCACAAATTGTGGATGATTTTACTGACACAGAAAGTGATAAGAATAAAGAAGCAAAAGGGCAAGGAATTGCGAACATTGTAGCTGGATTTTTCGGTGGTATGGCCGGTTGTGCCATGATTGGCCAATCTGTCATAAACGTAAAATCTGGTGGTCGTGGAAGGCTTTCTACTTTTATTGCTGGTGCATTTCTAATGGTACTAATTATCCTACTTCAGGATGTACTTGTCCAAATTCCAATGGCAGCATTAGTTGGGGTTATGATCATGGTATCCATCGGTACGTTTGACTGGTCTTCCTTAACGAAGCTCCACATTATGCCTAGAGGTGACGCACTCGTCATGATCGTTACGGTTGTGACTGTCGTATTCACACATGACCTCTCAAAAGGAGTTCTTGCTGGAGTACTGTTAAGCGCCATTCTTTTTGCCGCTAAAATCTCCAAGGTAAAAGTCGAGACACAGTGGGATGAAGCACAACAAAGAAAAACTTACACAGTAAGAGGTCAACTTTTCTTTGCTTCTGTGACAGATCTTGTTTCTCAGTTTGATTTAAAAACAGAAACAGCGAAAGAAGTTATAGTAGACTTTACACACGCCCATCTGTGGGATGATTCTGCTGTTGGTGCTGTTGATAAAATTGTTTTAAAGCTTAAACAAAACGGAGTAAACGTCACGATTAAAGGACTTAACAAAGACAGTTCTGAACTTGTGAATCGGATTGCTGTTTACAATAAAGCTAAGGCAAAATTAGCCGATCATTAA
- a CDS encoding metalloregulator ArsR/SmtB family transcription factor: MKHKDEDVFENKNTELDEETLFLVTQTFKALSDPTRIRILHLIANQEYSVNQIAESLSLMQSTVSHQLRFLKNLRLVKYRREGTTIYYSHDDDHVMSLLHQAIEHACHH, from the coding sequence ATGAAGCATAAAGACGAAGATGTCTTCGAAAATAAGAATACAGAATTGGATGAGGAAACACTATTTCTTGTCACTCAAACGTTCAAAGCTTTATCGGACCCCACTCGGATTCGGATCCTACATCTCATAGCTAACCAGGAATACTCGGTGAATCAGATTGCGGAAAGTTTATCCTTAATGCAGTCCACAGTGTCTCACCAATTAAGGTTTTTGAAAAATTTAAGATTGGTAAAGTACCGTAGAGAGGGAACCACCATATATTATTCACACGATGACGACCATGTGATGTCTTTACTGCATCAAGCAATCGAACACGCATGTCATCATTAA
- a CDS encoding DUF6376 family protein — protein MKKWFGLVALLFLLSGCSLIEGVNNTLEYVNEATDYINEASQFAGEVPALAEQAVSDPAAREQLVQQLEEMKEEIGEFNQLEPPGIAKDIHQKIEEYNTTIQTTIDQSLEKINEGQYKLEELLSNSPLIQTIENLQNTLNQLEQLGNG, from the coding sequence ATGAAGAAGTGGTTTGGATTAGTTGCTTTATTGTTTCTGTTGAGTGGTTGTTCACTCATTGAAGGGGTGAATAATACGTTGGAATATGTGAATGAAGCGACTGATTATATAAATGAAGCGAGTCAGTTTGCTGGTGAGGTTCCTGCGCTTGCTGAACAAGCTGTTTCAGACCCCGCTGCACGGGAACAGTTAGTACAACAGCTAGAAGAGATGAAAGAAGAGATTGGTGAATTCAATCAATTAGAGCCACCTGGCATAGCAAAAGATATTCACCAAAAGATTGAGGAATATAATACTACGATTCAGACTACGATTGATCAATCACTAGAGAAGATCAATGAAGGTCAATACAAATTAGAAGAATTATTATCCAATTCACCACTCATTCAAACCATTGAAAACCTCCAAAATACGCTTAATCAATTAGAACAGTTAGGGAATGGGTAA
- a CDS encoding GNAT family N-acetyltransferase yields the protein MKWNTYTDLHVFKQKVEDFLLKKEEANNLILGILKRLVSLENVFAASIEKDETVVAAFLQTPPHSLVVVVDEQFSTDEIISYSIKNLKEELPSLPGINSTKTVSHHFAKEWSKLMNLSYRVHMEQCMMACDQVQPIQISEGTLQIAKPEHASLLTDWLLEFVEESDLLPVIRMNAESLIQQSIQGENLYTWSVGDEIVSMVNKTRETKNSIGINQVYTPPSHRNKGYASSAVHQLTEQLLKQYKSCVLYTDLANPTSNSIYKKIGYKPIEECSHILFSQQ from the coding sequence ATGAAGTGGAATACATACACTGACCTTCATGTGTTTAAACAGAAAGTGGAGGACTTCCTTTTAAAAAAGGAGGAGGCCAATAATCTCATCCTTGGTATTTTAAAAAGGCTAGTAAGTTTAGAAAATGTTTTTGCAGCATCCATTGAGAAGGATGAAACCGTTGTCGCTGCATTCCTTCAAACTCCTCCACATTCGCTAGTAGTGGTGGTAGACGAACAGTTTAGTACAGATGAAATCATTAGCTATTCTATTAAAAACCTAAAAGAAGAGTTACCTTCTTTACCTGGAATCAACAGTACAAAAACGGTCAGTCACCATTTTGCAAAAGAGTGGAGCAAGCTTATGAACCTTTCCTACCGTGTTCACATGGAACAGTGCATGATGGCATGCGATCAGGTCCAACCCATACAGATTTCAGAAGGGACACTTCAAATAGCGAAACCTGAACATGCAAGCCTCCTTACAGATTGGCTGTTAGAATTTGTAGAGGAAAGCGACTTACTTCCTGTTATACGTATGAATGCAGAAAGCTTAATTCAACAATCCATTCAAGGGGAAAACCTGTATACTTGGAGTGTAGGGGATGAGATTGTGTCCATGGTCAATAAAACGAGAGAGACCAAGAACTCAATCGGCATTAACCAAGTGTACACACCACCTAGCCACAGAAATAAAGGCTACGCTTCATCCGCTGTCCATCAGTTAACGGAACAGCTCCTAAAACAGTATAAGTCATGTGTGCTGTATACGGATTTAGCAAATCCCACATCTAACAGTATTTATAAAAAAATTGGATACAAACCGATTGAGGAGTGCTCACACATATTATTTTCGCAACAGTAA
- a CDS encoding class I SAM-dependent methyltransferase: protein MNKIITEFFPRLYHNLVRPKWFTDLYIHQNLKLAFDFNDKTVLDFGSGTGANCSLFSPGNYMGLEPDQKRVIFSKKSYPDYHFHVLKEQTLPLEDQSIDYILIVSVLHHISSEELIKYAKEFKRVLRQGGKIVAIEPYLCKSNPICNWLMKWLDQGKFIREENGYLNIFYENGYECNVLKRFRKCFVYNELFFSAGLKSK from the coding sequence GTGAATAAGATTATTACTGAATTTTTCCCAAGGTTGTATCATAATTTAGTACGACCGAAATGGTTTACAGATTTATACATTCATCAAAATTTAAAACTAGCATTTGATTTTAATGATAAAACCGTTTTAGATTTTGGCTCAGGAACAGGTGCAAATTGTTCTTTATTTAGTCCTGGAAATTATATGGGGTTAGAGCCCGATCAAAAAAGAGTGATATTCTCAAAGAAAAGCTATCCAGATTACCATTTTCATGTACTAAAAGAACAAACATTACCTTTGGAAGATCAAAGTATTGACTACATTTTGATCGTTTCCGTCTTACACCATATATCTTCTGAAGAACTTATAAAATATGCGAAAGAGTTCAAGCGAGTCTTGAGGCAAGGCGGGAAAATCGTTGCGATTGAACCCTACTTGTGTAAATCAAATCCAATTTGTAACTGGTTAATGAAATGGCTAGACCAAGGTAAATTTATAAGAGAAGAAAATGGTTACTTAAACATTTTTTACGAAAATGGCTATGAATGTAATGTGCTAAAACGATTTCGAAAATGTTTCGTATACAATGAATTGTTTTTCTCAGCTGGTCTAAAATCAAAATAA
- the ltaE gene encoding low-specificity L-threonine aldolase, giving the protein MIDLRSDTVTKPTEAMRKAAFEAEVGDDVYVEDPTVNRLEEKAAEILGKEAALFVTSGTQGNQIAVLTHCQPGQEVIVEAESHVFYYEGAAMSAFAGIQPRTIKGVRGAMNPQDVKAAIRGEDIHFPETGLICLENTHNRAGGAIVPLENMKEIYEIAKEHNVPVHLDGARLFNASVATGIPLKEFAAQTDSVQVCLSKGLGAPVGSIIAGSKEFIAKARKWRKRLGGGLRQVGIIAAPAYIALTEMVDRLIDDHVNAKKLAEGLGQIPSLRVENEVETNIVLVNVADTGHDANSFLELIKKEEILAVGFGPTTVRFTTNYDVTSEEIDTVIDKIKSVLS; this is encoded by the coding sequence ATGATAGATTTACGAAGCGATACAGTTACAAAACCAACTGAAGCTATGAGGAAAGCTGCGTTTGAAGCTGAAGTCGGCGATGATGTTTATGTAGAAGATCCCACGGTTAATAGATTAGAAGAAAAAGCTGCAGAAATACTAGGTAAGGAAGCAGCTCTTTTTGTAACAAGTGGAACTCAAGGAAATCAAATTGCGGTACTCACACACTGTCAGCCAGGACAAGAAGTCATTGTTGAGGCGGAATCACACGTTTTCTATTATGAAGGAGCTGCTATGTCAGCATTTGCAGGGATTCAGCCACGTACCATTAAAGGAGTTCGCGGGGCTATGAATCCACAGGATGTGAAAGCAGCCATCAGGGGAGAAGATATTCACTTTCCTGAAACTGGGCTTATTTGTTTAGAAAATACCCATAATCGAGCGGGTGGAGCGATTGTGCCTCTTGAAAACATGAAAGAAATCTACGAGATTGCAAAAGAACATAATGTTCCGGTTCATCTGGATGGAGCAAGACTCTTTAATGCATCAGTTGCTACTGGAATTCCACTGAAGGAGTTTGCTGCTCAAACGGACTCTGTTCAGGTGTGTCTTTCAAAAGGACTTGGTGCTCCAGTCGGCTCCATTATTGCTGGTTCAAAGGAATTCATAGCGAAAGCCAGAAAGTGGAGAAAGCGTCTTGGTGGAGGCCTTCGTCAAGTTGGAATCATAGCAGCTCCTGCCTATATTGCTCTAACTGAAATGGTTGATCGCTTAATAGATGACCATGTGAATGCGAAGAAACTAGCAGAGGGTCTAGGACAGATTCCTAGCTTAAGAGTGGAAAATGAAGTTGAAACCAATATTGTATTGGTGAATGTAGCGGACACTGGGCACGACGCCAATAGTTTCTTAGAGTTAATTAAGAAAGAAGAAATCCTTGCTGTTGGTTTCGGTCCGACAACCGTCCGTTTTACGACGAACTACGATGTGACAAGTGAAGAGATTGATACGGTGATTGATAAAATTAAAAGCGTGCTGTCATAA
- a CDS encoding MMPL family transporter has product MRAILKAKWFILVAWVAATVLLFLAAPNMADLVREKGQITVPDGYTSSVAQEILTEVQEQEGIGEASQVALAFHNDKKLTDQDFREAEKAIQILDEKSEELGITNILTHFNDESLESDLVSEDGKTILVSLEVQMDGREAQDVSDALYDAIESINVDYYYTSEWMVAEDLVTNSQEGLKKTEGITLVFILVVLLLVFRSVVTPLIPLVTVGFTYLVSQSIVAFLVDQFNFPLSTFTQIFLVAVLFGIGTDYCILLLSRFKEEIGQHESVSEAVVATYRNAGKTVFFSGLAVLVGFSAIGFSTFKLYQSAAAVAVGVAILLVALVTIVPFFMAVLGKKLFWPAKGSLEHKESKIWGVMGRFSLARPLFSLLIVAAITVPFLVTYDGDLSFNSLEEVSDDVPSVKAFNVIAESFGPGESMTTQVVIRNDEQMNSGEYIALLESVSKELDKIEHVDKLRSVTRPKGEVIEDLYVSSQVGILGDGLEEGNEGIQQISEGLDEAENQLSASEPQLVAATSGIDELITGTNELKSGIEQLQGHLGEIENGLRSGAVGSEELKKGLEEVKKNAEQLVAGSQQLLSGYEEMESGLGSLEEQYGTIGEGLTALSTSLTDVDQQFTNLEENHEGIQQDPNYVQLKTIVLTAKEQSSQLAGGLNQLNTALSGVNGGLTEANDSLATIVGGHEQLVDGMTALISGIEELQNGLQTAADGQGQIVDNLPTFSDGLGSISAGQQQLLDGFSDLGGQMSQLTDGLSQSVNGLNQVAEGLGSAQDYLTGLANYDATPTLYIPDEVLNSEEFKQALDTYMSVDRKVTTLDIVFEVNPYSNEAIGQMDEIKEAISRVLKETKLENAQVAIGGVTSTQADLNDISEEDYSRTVILMLAGIFIILVILLKSFIMPIYLIGSLILTYFTSMAITEVIYVNILGYTGISWAVPFFGFVILIALGIDYSIFLMDRFNENRDMNVEEAIQLAMRKMGTVIISAAVILGGTFAAMMPSGVLSLLEIATITLTGLILYALFVLPLLIPVMVKTFGKANWWPFIK; this is encoded by the coding sequence ATGAGAGCCATTTTAAAAGCCAAATGGTTTATTCTTGTTGCTTGGGTTGCGGCCACTGTTCTATTGTTCTTAGCTGCTCCCAATATGGCAGATCTTGTTCGGGAGAAGGGACAAATCACGGTTCCTGACGGCTATACGTCCTCAGTGGCACAAGAAATTTTAACCGAAGTCCAAGAACAAGAAGGAATCGGAGAAGCATCTCAAGTCGCCCTTGCTTTTCACAATGACAAGAAACTTACGGATCAAGATTTTAGAGAAGCAGAGAAAGCCATTCAAATTTTAGATGAGAAGTCTGAGGAACTAGGTATCACTAACATACTTACCCATTTTAACGATGAGAGCCTCGAAAGTGACTTAGTTTCAGAGGATGGGAAAACGATTTTAGTATCGTTAGAGGTACAAATGGATGGACGAGAGGCACAGGATGTCTCTGACGCACTTTACGATGCCATCGAATCCATTAACGTTGACTACTACTACACAAGTGAATGGATGGTTGCTGAAGATTTAGTAACGAACTCTCAAGAGGGTTTGAAGAAAACAGAAGGCATTACCTTAGTCTTTATTCTGGTTGTCCTTCTACTTGTGTTTAGATCAGTTGTTACTCCTTTAATTCCATTAGTAACAGTCGGATTCACGTATTTAGTTTCGCAATCAATCGTAGCATTTTTAGTTGATCAGTTTAATTTTCCGCTATCTACTTTTACCCAAATCTTTCTAGTCGCCGTTCTATTCGGGATTGGTACGGACTACTGTATTTTACTACTTAGCCGTTTTAAAGAAGAAATAGGTCAGCATGAAAGTGTTTCGGAAGCAGTCGTCGCTACTTATCGAAATGCTGGAAAGACTGTGTTCTTTAGTGGTTTAGCCGTATTAGTAGGATTTTCTGCAATTGGGTTTTCTACGTTTAAACTCTATCAATCTGCTGCGGCAGTTGCAGTTGGAGTTGCTATTTTACTAGTGGCCTTAGTAACCATTGTTCCATTCTTTATGGCAGTACTAGGTAAAAAATTATTCTGGCCAGCGAAAGGTTCTCTAGAGCATAAGGAAAGTAAAATCTGGGGTGTTATGGGACGATTCTCATTAGCACGACCACTTTTCTCCTTATTGATTGTTGCTGCCATTACGGTTCCATTTTTAGTAACATACGATGGAGATTTATCATTTAATTCCCTTGAAGAAGTATCGGACGATGTTCCGTCAGTAAAAGCATTCAATGTGATTGCTGAAAGCTTCGGACCTGGGGAATCGATGACAACTCAAGTCGTGATTAGAAATGATGAGCAAATGAATTCTGGGGAGTACATTGCCCTTCTGGAAAGTGTAAGTAAAGAACTAGATAAAATCGAACATGTTGATAAACTCAGATCGGTTACAAGACCAAAAGGTGAAGTTATTGAAGACCTTTATGTCTCAAGTCAAGTCGGTATTCTTGGTGATGGACTTGAGGAAGGGAATGAAGGGATTCAACAAATTAGTGAAGGGTTGGATGAAGCCGAGAATCAATTGTCAGCATCTGAACCTCAATTAGTAGCTGCTACTAGTGGTATTGATGAACTGATAACGGGTACAAATGAATTGAAATCGGGTATTGAACAACTCCAGGGACATCTAGGTGAAATCGAAAACGGACTTCGCAGTGGTGCTGTTGGATCCGAAGAGCTGAAAAAGGGCTTAGAGGAAGTTAAAAAGAATGCGGAACAACTAGTGGCAGGAAGTCAGCAGCTCTTATCGGGCTATGAGGAAATGGAATCAGGTTTAGGTAGCTTGGAGGAGCAATATGGCACAATTGGTGAAGGTTTAACCGCCCTCTCTACTAGTCTAACAGATGTAGATCAGCAATTTACTAATTTAGAAGAAAACCATGAAGGGATTCAACAGGATCCAAACTATGTACAGTTAAAAACGATTGTATTAACTGCAAAAGAACAATCTAGTCAGTTAGCTGGTGGTTTAAATCAATTAAACACGGCTTTATCGGGAGTAAACGGTGGATTAACGGAAGCCAATGATTCCCTTGCTACCATCGTAGGTGGGCATGAACAACTTGTTGATGGTATGACCGCACTTATTAGTGGTATTGAAGAGCTACAAAATGGACTTCAAACAGCTGCTGATGGGCAAGGTCAAATTGTTGACAATCTTCCAACTTTCTCAGACGGTTTAGGCAGCATAAGTGCTGGTCAGCAACAGTTGCTAGATGGTTTTTCAGATTTAGGGGGACAAATGAGTCAATTAACCGATGGGCTAAGTCAAAGTGTGAATGGACTCAATCAAGTAGCTGAAGGACTTGGCTCAGCTCAGGATTACCTTACTGGTTTAGCCAACTATGATGCAACACCAACCCTTTACATTCCAGATGAGGTACTAAACAGCGAAGAATTCAAGCAGGCACTTGATACTTATATGTCTGTTGACCGTAAAGTAACCACATTGGATATCGTTTTTGAAGTAAATCCCTACTCTAATGAAGCCATTGGACAAATGGATGAGATCAAAGAGGCGATTTCTCGAGTATTGAAGGAAACCAAGCTTGAAAACGCACAAGTGGCAATTGGTGGGGTAACAAGCACACAAGCTGACTTGAATGACATTTCTGAAGAGGATTACTCTCGCACCGTCATTCTAATGCTAGCGGGGATCTTTATCATTTTAGTCATCCTGCTAAAATCGTTTATTATGCCGATTTATTTAATTGGTTCATTGATTTTAACGTATTTTACTTCTATGGCTATAACAGAGGTAATCTATGTCAACATCCTTGGCTACACAGGAATAAGCTGGGCTGTACCATTCTTCGGTTTCGTTATTCTGATTGCGTTAGGAATTGACTATAGTATCTTCCTCATGGACCGATTTAACGAAAATCGAGACATGAATGTAGAAGAAGCTATTCAACTTGCGATGAGAAAAATGGGGACCGTCATCATTTCTGCGGCTGTTATTTTAGGTGGTACATTCGCAGCGATGATGCCATCTGGGGTATTGTCACTCTTAGAGATAGCAACGATCACCTTGACTGGGTTGATTTTATACGCACTGTTCGTATTACCACTACTCATTCCGGTTATGGTCAAAACCTTTGGTAAAGCTAATTGGTGGCCATTTATAAAATAA
- a CDS encoding cation diffusion facilitator family transporter — protein sequence MGHSHHHHHHHGHDHHHHHSHTTNKKVLLISFILIFTFMIVEVVGGFITNSLALLSDAGHMLSDAAALGLSLFAFKMGEKAATAQKTYGYKRFEILAAFINGITLVAISLYIFWEAYHRFFNPPEVSTGMMYIAIIGLIVNIVVAWILLKGDTSGNLNLRSALLHVIGDMLGSVGAITAGLLIYFFGWNLADPIASVLVALLVLISGWRVTKESIHVLMEGAPGHIDCSKIKESLLGIGGVEDVHDLHVWAITSEFPALSCHMVVNEEADRDSILEKASNLLRDQFHLTHTTIQLEGVNFEHHRENEFCH from the coding sequence ATGGGACATTCACATCATCACCATCACCATCATGGTCATGACCACCACCACCATCATTCTCACACCACGAATAAAAAGGTATTACTCATCAGCTTTATTCTCATTTTCACATTTATGATTGTAGAGGTAGTAGGTGGATTTATAACGAATAGTCTAGCTTTATTAAGTGACGCAGGTCATATGTTGAGTGATGCAGCTGCTCTGGGGTTGAGCCTGTTTGCTTTTAAAATGGGTGAAAAAGCAGCAACTGCACAGAAGACCTACGGATATAAACGATTTGAAATACTAGCTGCTTTTATAAATGGTATTACACTCGTTGCGATTTCACTTTATATATTCTGGGAGGCGTACCACCGTTTCTTTAACCCGCCGGAAGTCAGTACGGGCATGATGTATATTGCCATTATCGGGTTAATTGTTAATATTGTCGTAGCATGGATTTTACTAAAGGGAGATACTAGTGGAAATCTGAATCTACGAAGCGCACTGCTTCATGTAATTGGAGATATGTTGGGATCAGTTGGAGCCATTACTGCGGGTCTTTTGATTTATTTCTTCGGTTGGAACTTAGCGGATCCGATTGCCAGTGTGCTTGTGGCGTTGTTAGTCCTCATAAGTGGGTGGAGAGTAACAAAGGAATCCATTCATGTTTTGATGGAAGGAGCCCCTGGGCACATTGATTGTAGTAAAATTAAAGAATCACTTTTAGGGATTGGGGGAGTTGAAGATGTACACGACCTCCATGTTTGGGCGATTACTTCAGAGTTTCCAGCGTTAAGCTGTCATATGGTAGTAAATGAAGAGGCTGACCGGGACTCGATTTTAGAAAAGGCATCAAATCTCCTAAGAGATCAATTTCATCTTACACACACAACCATTCAGCTTGAAGGTGTAAACTTTGAACACCATAGGGAGAATGAGTTTTGTCACTAG
- a CDS encoding MarR family transcriptional regulator, which produces MNKEQIQELIDRYVSVSFKVNNKAEWLIKEQIGSDLTYEQHYTLRFIHQNGKCTSTQLAEAFDVNKSAITAIITRLTDKEIIKRTRDPEDRRVVYLTLTDKGEKLYSESEKRVHALVGNIITQFNSEEIETFIQTYEKLLKILLNIQDQSQEEESK; this is translated from the coding sequence ATGAATAAAGAACAAATCCAAGAATTGATTGACCGCTATGTTTCGGTTTCTTTTAAAGTGAATAACAAAGCGGAGTGGTTGATTAAAGAGCAAATTGGCTCAGACCTTACTTACGAACAACATTATACGCTACGTTTCATTCACCAAAATGGTAAGTGTACATCTACACAGCTTGCAGAGGCTTTTGATGTGAACAAAAGTGCTATTACAGCTATTATCACGCGATTGACTGATAAGGAAATCATCAAGAGGACTCGTGACCCAGAGGATCGGCGAGTGGTGTACCTAACACTGACAGATAAAGGTGAGAAGCTTTACTCCGAGAGTGAAAAAAGGGTCCATGCACTGGTAGGGAATATCATCACCCAATTCAACAGTGAAGAAATTGAAACCTTTATTCAGACGTACGAAAAGCTCTTGAAAATTTTATTAAACATCCAAGACCAGAGTCAGGAGGAGGAATCAAAATGA
- a CDS encoding DUF1516 family protein has product MYNIFYQSHAGSWAILIILFLISYFARKQKISVMLQRLFYIIMLVSGIGMVFIMGFPLLYVVKGFLAILLIGTMEMLTIRSRKGSPVGGIWAGFVILLAIVVLIGYDVISF; this is encoded by the coding sequence ATGTACAATATTTTTTATCAGTCTCATGCTGGTTCATGGGCGATTTTAATTATTTTGTTCTTGATTAGCTATTTTGCAAGAAAACAAAAAATTAGTGTCATGCTTCAAAGATTGTTTTATATCATTATGCTAGTGTCTGGTATCGGTATGGTATTCATAATGGGCTTCCCACTTCTTTATGTAGTAAAAGGATTTTTGGCGATCCTACTAATTGGTACCATGGAAATGCTAACAATCCGTTCTAGAAAAGGAAGTCCAGTTGGAGGCATTTGGGCTGGTTTTGTCATTTTACTAGCCATTGTTGTTTTAATCGGGTATGATGTTATTTCGTTCTAA